The Bernardetia litoralis DSM 6794 genome includes a window with the following:
- a CDS encoding c-type cytochrome — protein sequence MKLFNTFTFSTLYAVLGVAMMTFLTSCGAEENYPGVEYAPQMYHSVPYDPLTQVVENENHWYSIFDDYFNTSPASIYGYYTKEELAENPKLRKKVSNMLMPPVGTVKRQKYQTEELEGTSMFYEIHKDSIELASRTWVNPLPKDSEQALADGKELFTTYCAACHGAEGKGDGKVGAVYNGVPNYTAGRYKTLNEGWIFHVITYGKGRMWPVKVQLNPEERWKVVRYVQQLQQGKP from the coding sequence ATGAAGCTATTTAATACATTTACATTTTCTACTTTATATGCTGTCTTGGGAGTTGCAATGATGACTTTTTTGACAAGCTGTGGAGCAGAAGAAAATTATCCAGGAGTTGAATATGCACCTCAAATGTATCATTCTGTTCCTTACGACCCACTTACGCAAGTAGTCGAAAACGAAAACCATTGGTATTCTATCTTTGATGATTATTTCAATACTTCTCCAGCATCTATTTATGGATACTACACAAAAGAAGAATTGGCTGAAAATCCTAAGCTAAGAAAGAAAGTTTCTAATATGTTGATGCCTCCTGTTGGCACAGTAAAACGTCAGAAATACCAAACTGAAGAGTTAGAGGGAACTTCTATGTTTTATGAAATACATAAAGATAGCATTGAACTCGCTTCAAGAACTTGGGTAAATCCATTGCCAAAAGATAGTGAGCAGGCATTAGCAGATGGAAAAGAGCTTTTCACAACTTACTGTGCAGCTTGTCATGGTGCTGAAGGAAAAGGCGATGGTAAAGTAGGAGCTGTTTATAATGGTGTTCCTAACTATACTGCAGGTCGTTACAAAACTTTGAATGAAGGTTGGATTTTCCATGTAATTACATATGGAAAAGGTCGTATGTGGCCTGTAAAAGTTCAGCTTAATCCAGAGGAACGTTGGAAAGTAGTACGTTATGTACAACAATTACAACAAGGAAAACCTTAA